Proteins found in one Roseovarius pelagicus genomic segment:
- a CDS encoding TRAP transporter large permease, translating into MPLDLLMIAALIVGILIGYPVSFTIAGVATLFAALGVLTGQFDFSLMGALGQRVFGLLTNQVLIAIPLFVFMGVILEKSQIAEDLLKTMGRLFGRVRGGLGISVVLVGALLAASTGIVGATVIAMGMIALPTMLASRYDPRLASGLVCTAGTLGQIIPPSTLLIILSDVISNAYQQAQFEQGKFTVDTISVGQIFAAALFPGLLLVAIYCIYILVRAWLRPEDAPAMAQLDEPPSLGTILRAILPPILLILAVLGSILGGIAAPSEAASVGAIGALLMAGARLGASRRLIITGTAALLILAVAAGVAPVRLQRSDTSMFDYGLGVAYALAALIGFVAIAASLRRSLGAGALRPTLTSTMTVTAMIFATILTASMFSLVFVGLGGEERIEAIITAMPGGAVGALIFSMLLIFVLGFFMDFVEITVIVLPLLLPILIIMGHDPIWLGVLIAINLQTSFLTPPFGFSLFYLRGAAPKEITTGQIYRGVVPFIGLQFIAVALICLVPAIATWLPGVLF; encoded by the coding sequence ATGCCTTTGGACCTGTTGATGATCGCCGCGTTGATCGTCGGTATTCTGATCGGCTATCCTGTTTCGTTCACCATCGCGGGTGTGGCAACGCTGTTTGCCGCCTTGGGCGTGTTGACCGGGCAGTTCGATTTTTCGCTGATGGGGGCACTGGGGCAGCGGGTCTTTGGTCTGCTGACAAATCAGGTGCTGATCGCGATCCCGCTATTTGTTTTCATGGGCGTCATACTGGAGAAAAGCCAGATTGCCGAGGATTTGCTCAAGACCATGGGCCGCCTCTTTGGTCGTGTGCGGGGTGGCCTGGGTATTTCGGTGGTGCTGGTTGGCGCGCTGTTGGCGGCCTCTACCGGGATCGTCGGGGCCACGGTGATCGCGATGGGTATGATCGCGCTGCCGACGATGCTGGCCAGCCGATACGATCCGCGTCTTGCCTCCGGGCTTGTCTGTACTGCCGGTACGCTGGGGCAGATCATACCGCCATCGACGCTGCTGATTATCCTGTCGGACGTCATTTCCAACGCCTACCAGCAGGCACAGTTCGAGCAGGGAAAGTTTACCGTCGATACGATTTCTGTCGGACAGATTTTTGCCGCGGCCCTGTTTCCGGGGCTTCTGCTGGTGGCGATCTACTGCATCTACATTCTGGTGCGCGCATGGCTGCGGCCAGAGGACGCGCCTGCAATGGCGCAGTTGGACGAGCCGCCCTCGCTGGGCACAATCCTGCGCGCGATATTGCCGCCGATCCTGCTGATCCTCGCGGTGCTTGGTTCGATCCTCGGTGGCATTGCCGCCCCGAGTGAGGCGGCGTCCGTCGGGGCGATCGGTGCGCTATTGATGGCTGGCGCGCGGCTGGGTGCATCGCGACGGCTGATCATCACCGGCACGGCGGCCTTGCTGATCCTCGCCGTGGCGGCGGGTGTGGCGCCTGTCCGGCTGCAACGATCCGACACGTCGATGTTCGATTACGGGCTTGGGGTGGCTTATGCGCTGGCGGCGCTGATCGGGTTTGTCGCCATCGCCGCCTCATTGCGGCGCAGTCTGGGGGCAGGGGCGCTGCGTCCGACGCTGACATCGACGATGACAGTGACCGCAATGATTTTCGCCACGATCCTGACAGCCAGCATGTTCTCTCTGGTGTTTGTCGGCTTGGGCGGAGAAGAGCGGATCGAGGCCATCATTACCGCTATGCCGGGCGGCGCAGTTGGCGCGCTGATCTTCTCTATGCTGCTGATTTTCGTGCTCGGGTTTTTCATGGACTTTGTCGAGATCACGGTCATCGTGCTGCCGCTACTGCTGCCGATCCTGATCATCATGGGGCATGATCCGATCTGGCTAGGCGTGCTGATTGCTATCAACCTTCAGACGTCATTCCTGACCCCGCCATTCGGTTTTTCGCTGTTTTATCTCCGCGGGGCTGCGCCCAAGGAGATCACGACAGGGCAAATCTATCGCGGAGTGGTGCCGTTCATCGGACTGCAGTTTATCGCTGTCGCGCTGATCTGTTTGGTCCCGGCAATTGCGACGTGGTTGCCGGGCGTTTTGTTCTGA
- a CDS encoding TRAP transporter permease, whose translation MTNADTPAPAGLARVFWASFALASVLFHIGLVFSGLVPNLVSRPLHLVFVLPWVLIYQREGTQWVSGMVLLVFGCAAALWVAFSHDALADQYGFLESDFQVGIAAVLICVVLEAARRAIGWPLPLVAALALLYGLLGQHIPGQFGHSGTPIESFLGTLVIAEGGLWGSLTAVSVNVVAIFVIFGAVLNAGEAGQGFMNVAAAAAGRLRGGAAKVSVLSSALFGSISGSASANVASTGAITLPAMTKLGYPKRIAGAVEAVASSGGQIMPPLMGAGAFVMVELTGVPYTGIMAAAALPALLYFWAVWIGIDGYARRYDLRGLTAADRPARRDVLVTSGFFLIPFFILLWGMFVMQVTPQYAACLAIMAGAVLLLTGRDLRIDLRRAAVRAESALINAGKQVALIGAIIFCASLVIGVLGVTGLGVKITSLILSVSGGQLWPSLLLTALACLVLGMEVPTTAAYVICVSVAGPALIELGLDPLQAHLFVFWYALLSTITPPVCGAVFIAAGMIGENWLRVALTAMALGVGLYLIPLGMVAAPSLINLTGAPVMAVLAAIKIGAGLALISWALVRRWHVLLRLAAAAVGLLLVLAPI comes from the coding sequence TTGACCAACGCTGATACGCCCGCGCCGGCAGGTCTGGCGCGGGTTTTCTGGGCCAGCTTTGCGCTGGCCTCAGTTTTGTTTCACATCGGGTTGGTGTTCTCCGGACTGGTGCCCAACCTTGTGAGCCGCCCCCTGCATCTGGTTTTTGTGCTGCCTTGGGTGCTGATCTATCAGCGCGAGGGGACGCAATGGGTCAGTGGCATGGTGCTGCTTGTCTTTGGCTGTGCCGCCGCATTGTGGGTTGCTTTCAGCCATGACGCGCTTGCCGATCAATACGGTTTCTTGGAATCTGACTTTCAGGTCGGTATCGCCGCCGTTCTGATCTGTGTGGTGTTGGAGGCTGCACGCCGGGCAATCGGCTGGCCGCTGCCGCTGGTTGCCGCGCTGGCGTTGCTTTACGGTCTGCTAGGACAACACATCCCCGGTCAGTTCGGCCATTCGGGAACGCCGATTGAAAGCTTTCTGGGAACGTTAGTCATTGCCGAAGGCGGGTTGTGGGGATCGCTGACCGCCGTATCGGTGAATGTCGTGGCGATCTTCGTAATCTTTGGCGCGGTGCTGAACGCGGGCGAGGCCGGGCAGGGATTCATGAATGTCGCGGCCGCAGCCGCCGGAAGGCTAAGGGGCGGCGCGGCCAAGGTTTCGGTCCTGTCCTCGGCGCTGTTTGGGTCGATTTCCGGGTCGGCGTCGGCAAATGTTGCCTCGACCGGGGCGATCACGCTGCCCGCGATGACCAAGCTGGGCTATCCAAAACGTATCGCTGGCGCAGTCGAGGCGGTGGCGTCTTCGGGCGGGCAGATCATGCCGCCGCTCATGGGGGCCGGGGCCTTTGTAATGGTGGAACTGACCGGCGTTCCCTACACTGGCATTATGGCCGCCGCGGCACTGCCGGCGTTGTTGTATTTCTGGGCGGTATGGATCGGAATCGACGGCTATGCGCGCCGCTATGATTTGCGTGGCCTGACGGCGGCGGATCGGCCTGCGCGGCGCGATGTTCTGGTGACTTCGGGGTTTTTCCTGATTCCCTTTTTCATCCTGCTGTGGGGCATGTTCGTGATGCAGGTAACGCCGCAATATGCGGCCTGTCTTGCGATCATGGCAGGCGCGGTGTTGTTGCTGACGGGGCGTGATCTGCGGATTGATCTGCGACGCGCGGCAGTGCGGGCCGAAAGCGCATTGATCAACGCAGGAAAACAAGTGGCGCTGATCGGGGCTATCATATTCTGCGCTTCGCTGGTGATCGGAGTGCTGGGTGTAACCGGGCTGGGGGTCAAGATTACGTCGTTGATCCTGTCGGTGTCAGGTGGTCAGCTTTGGCCATCGCTGCTGCTCACTGCGCTGGCCTGTCTGGTGCTGGGGATGGAGGTGCCCACGACAGCGGCGTATGTGATCTGTGTCTCAGTGGCCGGACCTGCACTGATTGAACTGGGGCTGGACCCATTGCAGGCGCATTTGTTCGTGTTCTGGTATGCATTGTTGTCCACCATCACGCCGCCGGTCTGTGGTGCGGTATTCATCGCAGCAGGGATGATCGGGGAAAATTGGCTACGTGTGGCGTTGACGGCAATGGCGCTGGGCGTCGGGCTCTACCTGATCCCGCTGGGTATGGTTGCTGCGCCATCGCTCATTAACCTGACCGGCGCGCCGGTGATGGCGGTGCTGGCCGCGATCAAGATCGGCGCCGGGCTGGCGCTGATCAGTTGGGCATTGGTCCGGCGCTGGCATGTCTTGCTGCGCTTGGCCGCTGCTGCTGTTGGGCTGCTGCTGGTACTGGCGCCAATCTAG
- a CDS encoding TRAP transporter permease: MSETKHTAAPDDRELTADEIEALVREYDSESNFRDLKGLVARLVTIACVALSIFHVYTAGFGLLNEVTHRTIHLTFVMGLVFLVFPRRRASPTRRLWIDSAIFGTFYLYIIYDLVMALPPSALTYIFAAVMVLLTVLTLPIKGRGVPGSKVALRDWVFAILGAGFSLYLVLFFRDVFITNVGSPRPQEYMMGLIAIIMTLEATRRTMGPTLAFIGVFCVAYAMLGPYMPGIMGHRGYNILRIINHLYVGTEGIYGVAVGVVATYVFHFVLFGILAQMSGLGQLFIDLATIVAGRASGGSAKVSVVSSGFFGMISGSPIANTVTTGAFTIPLMKKSGFTPRFAGAIEASASCGGQVTPPIMGASAFVMTEMLGVPYNEIILIAIIPAAFHYLAIMLMVHLEAKRLGLSGLSADKIPQFKAVLSKSWHLFVPLGVMVALLLMQYTPFLAAFWGIILTIVFSYVPLLMRGLGNTSMDTGTVLTPPRLVRGFEDGAKFALAIGAACACVGFLLGITTLTGLGFKFSAAVVELAYDLAGFMTAIDFTGLLNEKSMALFFGLVFVAIACIIMGAGIPTTPTYIILASIAAPALMKFDIPLIATHFFVFYFGVLADVTPPVALAAYAAAGLARSDPMQTGMTAFRLSMGKALVPFMFIYAPSLLFVDFSMVEFVAALISGIVCIVALSAAYIGYFKAPLHTLDKVALTIGGLLLISTSWLAMAIGGALVLAIFLRNARSATPAVS, encoded by the coding sequence ATGTCAGAGACCAAGCACACCGCCGCCCCGGATGACCGCGAACTGACCGCCGATGAAATCGAGGCGTTGGTGCGTGAATACGATTCTGAATCGAACTTTCGCGACCTCAAGGGGCTGGTTGCCCGGCTTGTCACCATCGCCTGCGTCGCCTTGTCGATCTTCCATGTTTACACTGCTGGATTTGGCCTGCTGAACGAGGTGACGCACCGCACCATTCACCTAACCTTTGTCATGGGGTTGGTGTTTTTGGTGTTCCCGCGCCGCCGTGCCAGCCCGACGCGCCGATTGTGGATCGACAGCGCGATTTTCGGCACGTTCTACCTTTATATCATCTACGATCTTGTCATGGCGCTGCCGCCTTCTGCGCTTACCTACATCTTTGCGGCTGTGATGGTGCTGCTGACGGTTCTGACCTTACCGATCAAGGGGCGGGGCGTGCCGGGCAGCAAGGTGGCGCTGCGCGACTGGGTGTTCGCCATCCTTGGTGCCGGGTTCTCGTTGTATCTGGTGCTATTCTTCCGCGACGTGTTTATCACCAACGTTGGTTCGCCTCGACCGCAGGAATACATGATGGGCCTGATCGCCATTATCATGACGCTGGAGGCGACCCGCCGTACCATGGGGCCAACCTTGGCCTTTATCGGGGTGTTCTGCGTGGCCTATGCGATGTTGGGACCCTACATGCCCGGCATCATGGGCCATCGCGGCTATAACATCCTGCGGATCATCAACCATCTCTATGTCGGGACCGAAGGGATATACGGCGTCGCTGTCGGCGTTGTGGCGACCTACGTGTTCCACTTTGTCCTGTTCGGTATTCTGGCCCAGATGAGCGGTCTGGGGCAGCTGTTCATCGACCTTGCCACCATCGTCGCGGGCCGTGCCTCGGGCGGTAGCGCCAAGGTGTCGGTCGTGTCCTCGGGCTTTTTCGGGATGATTTCCGGGTCTCCGATCGCCAACACGGTGACAACGGGCGCTTTCACCATTCCGCTGATGAAGAAATCCGGTTTCACGCCGCGCTTTGCCGGGGCTATCGAGGCATCAGCATCCTGTGGCGGGCAGGTGACGCCGCCGATCATGGGGGCGTCGGCCTTTGTGATGACCGAAATGCTGGGTGTGCCCTATAACGAGATTATCCTGATCGCGATCATCCCGGCGGCGTTTCACTATCTGGCGATCATGCTGATGGTCCATCTCGAGGCCAAGCGCCTGGGCCTGTCGGGTTTGTCCGCTGACAAGATCCCGCAATTCAAGGCAGTTCTCAGCAAATCATGGCACCTATTCGTGCCCTTGGGTGTCATGGTGGCGCTGCTGCTGATGCAATACACGCCGTTTCTGGCAGCCTTCTGGGGCATTATCCTGACAATCGTTTTTTCCTATGTGCCTCTGCTGATGCGCGGGCTGGGAAATACCTCGATGGACACGGGTACCGTGTTGACCCCGCCGCGCCTTGTGCGCGGGTTCGAGGATGGCGCAAAATTCGCACTGGCCATCGGGGCTGCCTGTGCCTGTGTGGGCTTCTTGCTGGGGATCACGACGCTGACCGGACTGGGGTTCAAATTCTCTGCTGCGGTGGTTGAACTGGCCTATGATCTGGCCGGGTTCATGACCGCAATAGATTTTACCGGTTTGCTGAACGAAAAAAGCATGGCGCTGTTCTTTGGCCTCGTGTTCGTGGCGATCGCCTGCATCATCATGGGGGCGGGTATCCCGACCACACCGACCTACATCATCCTTGCCTCTATTGCGGCACCGGCCCTGATGAAATTCGACATTCCGCTGATTGCCACCCATTTCTTTGTGTTCTATTTTGGTGTGCTGGCGGATGTAACGCCGCCTGTCGCGCTGGCGGCGTATGCTGCTGCGGGCCTTGCGCGGTCTGACCCGATGCAAACCGGCATGACGGCGTTCCGATTGTCGATGGGCAAGGCGCTGGTGCCCTTCATGTTCATCTATGCGCCCAGCCTGCTGTTTGTTGATTTCTCGATGGTTGAATTCGTCGCGGCGCTGATCAGTGGGATTGTCTGTATCGTTGCGCTATCGGCGGCATATATCGGCTATTTCAAGGCACCGCTGCATACGCTGGACAAGGTTGCCTTGACCATTGGGGGCTTGTTGCTCATCTCGACATCATGGCTGGCGATGGCAATCGGTGGCGCGCTGGTGCTGGCGATTTTCCTGCGGAATGCGCGGAGTGCAACGCCTGCGGTGAGTTGA
- a CDS encoding TRAP transporter small permease subunit has protein sequence MSRLADALDTINRHVGYTVRWLALFMVMAQFGVVLLRYVFGVSWVWANESVLYMHAALFMIAAGYTLLVDEHVRVDIWYAKEGPRGQALTNLLGHLVLLIPSMTVLLLYSWPTVRNSWKIMEGPISVGGIPASFLLKSLIPVFCVLLIIQAVANILRDLARLAGTR, from the coding sequence ATGAGCCGCCTTGCCGACGCGCTGGACACAATCAATCGCCATGTCGGCTATACGGTGCGCTGGCTTGCGCTGTTCATGGTCATGGCGCAATTCGGCGTGGTGCTGTTGCGCTACGTTTTTGGCGTTAGCTGGGTCTGGGCTAACGAATCGGTGCTCTACATGCATGCGGCCCTGTTTATGATTGCGGCAGGGTATACGCTGCTGGTGGACGAACATGTGCGCGTCGATATCTGGTACGCCAAGGAAGGCCCGCGTGGTCAGGCGTTGACCAATCTGCTGGGACATCTGGTGTTGCTCATCCCTTCGATGACCGTTCTGTTGCTCTATTCATGGCCGACGGTGCGCAATTCGTGGAAGATCATGGAAGGTCCGATTTCGGTGGGTGGCATCCCGGCGTCTTTTTTGCTGAAATCGCTTATCCCTGTGTTCTGCGTGCTGCTGATCATACAGGCCGTTGCGAACATCCTGCGCGATCTCGCGCGCCTTGCCGGGACACGTTGA
- a CDS encoding HAL/PAL/TAL family ammonia-lyase → MTIKIDGRTLTINEIARVARDDVAIELTKDAIRRVTECEAFLETLIDEGRPIYGVTTGFGALDGRKVSRADNHAQQVNLLKSHAAAYGPPMSRDTVRAMMVIRVNALATGQTGVHLATLEALVAMLNAGITPHVPLQGSVGACGDLAPLAHMTLPLLGLGRARIGGSDWMDGAAVMQQAGIEPPHIAGRDGIALINGTEQTSGIGALALHDASALIELAEEAACLTMEALGAVSDSFDELTALAKPHPGQIVTSANMRRLTKDSVSVLPPRPTRLRDALSLRCIPQVHGSTRDAIAHAREAMEMEINAVNDNPIFGVADNLVTSNSGNFHGQRIGEVLDYAANSITSLAVISERRCARLVDENHNGGLPAFLIHPDAAQGRNNGMMIVQYTAASLVAEARTRAVPGTIQSVPTCANTEDHVPMSPLAARRAGDVVDIAQTIVAIECLLAAQAMDLRGIDPAPLLAPVYRTVRDAVPMMVEDRVLGDDLAAARAAVTDYAQTLH, encoded by the coding sequence ATGACGATCAAGATTGATGGCAGAACGCTGACGATCAACGAAATTGCGCGCGTGGCGCGGGATGATGTTGCAATCGAACTTACCAAGGATGCTATCCGGCGTGTGACGGAATGCGAGGCGTTTCTGGAAACGCTTATCGACGAGGGTCGCCCGATTTATGGCGTGACCACCGGCTTTGGCGCGCTGGACGGGCGCAAGGTATCGCGTGCGGATAACCACGCCCAGCAGGTCAATCTACTAAAGAGCCATGCCGCCGCCTATGGCCCGCCAATGTCACGCGACACGGTACGCGCGATGATGGTGATCCGGGTCAACGCATTGGCGACCGGGCAAACCGGCGTACATCTGGCAACGCTAGAGGCGCTGGTTGCAATGCTGAACGCCGGGATCACACCGCATGTGCCGTTGCAGGGATCAGTCGGTGCCTGTGGTGATCTCGCACCGCTGGCACATATGACGCTGCCATTGCTGGGATTGGGGCGTGCGCGAATTGGCGGCAGCGATTGGATGGATGGCGCGGCGGTGATGCAGCAAGCGGGCATTGAGCCGCCTCATATCGCGGGACGTGACGGGATCGCATTGATCAACGGGACTGAGCAGACCAGCGGCATCGGTGCGCTGGCATTGCATGACGCATCGGCATTAATCGAATTGGCCGAAGAGGCGGCATGTCTGACGATGGAGGCCTTGGGCGCCGTGTCCGACAGCTTTGACGAGTTGACCGCCTTGGCGAAACCCCATCCGGGGCAGATCGTGACATCGGCCAACATGCGCCGTCTGACAAAGGACAGCGTTTCTGTACTGCCACCGCGGCCGACCCGGCTGCGCGACGCGCTTAGCCTGCGTTGTATTCCGCAGGTGCATGGGTCGACCCGCGATGCGATTGCCCACGCGCGCGAAGCGATGGAGATGGAGATTAACGCGGTGAATGACAACCCGATCTTTGGGGTGGCGGATAATCTGGTCACGTCGAACTCGGGTAATTTTCACGGTCAGCGCATTGGTGAAGTGTTGGACTATGCGGCCAATTCCATCACCTCGCTGGCGGTCATCAGCGAGCGGCGCTGCGCGCGTCTGGTGGATGAGAATCACAACGGCGGCTTGCCTGCCTTTCTTATTCACCCTGACGCGGCGCAGGGGCGCAACAACGGGATGATGATTGTGCAGTATACCGCTGCATCACTGGTGGCCGAGGCGCGCACACGCGCGGTGCCGGGCACCATCCAGTCGGTGCCGACCTGTGCCAATACAGAGGACCATGTACCAATGTCACCGCTGGCCGCGCGCCGGGCGGGGGATGTGGTGGACATCGCACAGACCATTGTGGCGATCGAATGCCTGTTGGCTGCGCAGGCGATGGATCTGCGCGGGATTGACCCCGCACCCCTGTTGGCTCCGGTCTATCGCACAGTGCGCGACGCGGTCCCGATGATGGTCGAAGACCGTGTTCTGGGCGATGATCTGGCGGCTGCCCGCGCGGCGGTCACAGATTATGCGCAGACCCTGCATTGA
- a CDS encoding TAXI family TRAP transporter solute-binding subunit, whose product MKFSHLTAAVAVALLTAMPASAETRVTYKSAKSTSSYYQMAVQIAEAMGKASDGEISVTIEESQGSVQNVMEVRARGGDYVFTTPPVLVKLAQGGKAMFEGKGDPAFDDIRALFPIPSLTMHFVMSEASGATTFDDLKGKTILLGKGSFGAREGEKYLGLFGVQDDVTIADVELSNAVPALKNGQIDGFVTAGSWPAPNVVEAAASTGVRVVSLSDAQIAETKRTKLVIPAGTYAGQDEDIVTTSLPVVAFTTTKMDDDTAYQLTKTYWEQKATMTASAKWWGGVDADLMANITGKIHPGALRYYEEAGFEITDDQK is encoded by the coding sequence ATGAAGTTTAGTCATCTGACTGCTGCTGTCGCCGTCGCCCTGTTGACCGCGATGCCTGCAAGCGCCGAGACCCGCGTGACCTACAAGTCCGCCAAGTCCACGTCGTCCTATTATCAAATGGCGGTGCAGATTGCCGAAGCGATGGGCAAGGCCAGCGACGGCGAAATCAGTGTGACGATTGAAGAAAGCCAAGGCTCGGTTCAGAACGTGATGGAGGTGCGCGCACGCGGCGGCGACTATGTGTTCACCACACCGCCCGTTCTGGTCAAGCTGGCCCAAGGCGGCAAGGCGATGTTCGAAGGGAAGGGTGATCCGGCCTTTGACGACATCCGCGCCCTGTTTCCGATCCCGTCGCTGACCATGCACTTCGTGATGAGCGAGGCGAGCGGCGCGACCACATTTGACGACCTCAAAGGCAAGACGATCCTTCTCGGCAAAGGCAGCTTTGGCGCGCGTGAAGGTGAAAAATATCTGGGCCTCTTTGGGGTTCAGGATGATGTGACGATCGCCGATGTCGAGCTGTCCAATGCGGTGCCTGCCCTCAAGAACGGCCAGATCGACGGTTTTGTGACGGCAGGCAGCTGGCCCGCGCCGAATGTGGTCGAGGCTGCGGCCTCTACCGGTGTGCGGGTCGTGTCGCTGAGCGATGCGCAGATTGCCGAAACCAAGCGGACGAAACTGGTGATCCCGGCGGGGACGTATGCGGGGCAGGACGAGGATATCGTGACGACCTCGCTACCGGTTGTGGCCTTTACCACCACCAAGATGGATGATGACACCGCCTACCAATTGACCAAGACATATTGGGAACAGAAGGCCACAATGACCGCATCTGCCAAATGGTGGGGCGGTGTGGACGCCGATCTGATGGCGAACATCACGGGCAAGATTCACCCCGGTGCGCTTCGTTACTACGAGGAAGCGGGCTTTGAGATCACCGACGATCAAAAGTGA
- a CDS encoding LysR family transcriptional regulator, with the protein MNSRLSLRQLRYFASAAKHGSFKRAAEVMNVSASSISLSVGQLEGVIGCQLFERRHARGLVLTDAGKETLIEARNVLSGVEGIEQSGGRRDGGLEGALEVGVLRSLAPYVIPAFLEAFRARYPGIDVYISEGVISDLLSGLVSGRSDLALTYDTDLPAAIRTWPVLDLPPRILVAQGHPLAGLSRASLRDFEDYPYILADYANTRDYIFSIFADCGLGLPRIAQRVQSFELLRNLVGRSDAYALVNMCPPYGNDPDAPVRTIEILEEVRTPVLSLAGLRRVRPNPAQEAFIALAQEMIGSEMLLR; encoded by the coding sequence ATGAATTCCAGACTGTCCCTTAGGCAATTGCGCTATTTTGCCAGCGCCGCGAAACATGGCAGTTTCAAGCGGGCAGCGGAAGTGATGAATGTGTCGGCTTCCTCGATCTCCTTGTCGGTCGGACAGTTGGAGGGCGTTATCGGGTGTCAGTTGTTTGAGCGGCGTCATGCACGCGGGTTGGTGTTGACCGATGCTGGCAAGGAAACGCTGATTGAGGCGCGCAACGTGTTAAGCGGCGTGGAAGGAATCGAACAATCTGGCGGCCGGCGCGATGGTGGGCTGGAAGGGGCGCTGGAAGTGGGCGTTTTGCGTAGCCTCGCGCCCTATGTGATCCCGGCCTTTCTAGAGGCCTTCCGGGCGCGCTATCCGGGGATTGACGTCTATATCAGCGAAGGTGTGATCAGTGATCTGCTGAGTGGTCTGGTTTCGGGGCGCAGCGATCTGGCCCTGACCTATGATACCGACTTGCCTGCTGCGATCCGCACTTGGCCGGTTCTGGACCTGCCACCGCGTATCTTGGTTGCTCAGGGGCATCCGTTGGCGGGGCTGTCACGCGCGTCATTGCGGGATTTCGAGGATTATCCCTATATTCTGGCTGACTACGCCAATACCCGCGACTACATCTTTTCGATCTTTGCAGATTGCGGACTGGGATTGCCCCGCATTGCCCAACGCGTTCAGTCGTTCGAGTTGTTGCGCAACTTGGTCGGGCGAAGTGATGCGTATGCGCTGGTCAACATGTGCCCACCCTACGGCAATGACCCGGATGCGCCTGTCCGAACTATCGAGATTTTGGAAGAGGTCCGCACGCCAGTCCTCTCGCTGGCTGGGTTGCGGCGTGTGCGTCCTAATCCGGCGCAGGAAGCGTTCATCGCGCTGGCCCAAGAGATGATCGGTTCGGAAATGCTCTTGCGTTAA
- a CDS encoding TRAP transporter substrate-binding protein yields MKRRHFLKASAGAAAAAPLATPALAQDVRQWKMVTSWPKNLPGPGVAAQMLADRITALSGGRIEVKLYAAGELVPGRGVFDAVSEGTAELYHAVPAYWGSKSKGILLFGSQPFGLRGDEQYGWMVHGGGQDLYDEMYGRFNLKPFLCGNSGPQWAGWFREEIKSAEDLKGMRFRTAGLASEVASKLGMAVQAMGGRDMFQQLQSGALDAGEFIGPWSDSALGFYQVCKYYYWPGVNEPSSAEECAINSDVYAELPEDLQMAVRVACSSLYGDVWTEYTTNHARALPKLVEEHGVQVRQLPQDVMVAMGNAAGEVMAEMREDDDELVRRITESYMDYRSSVSDYMVYADNGQMNARALDYKY; encoded by the coding sequence ATGAAGAGAAGACATTTTCTGAAAGCATCCGCCGGGGCAGCAGCCGCTGCACCACTGGCCACACCTGCGCTGGCGCAGGACGTTCGCCAATGGAAGATGGTCACATCCTGGCCCAAGAACCTGCCTGGACCGGGTGTCGCGGCACAGATGCTGGCGGATCGGATCACGGCGCTGTCCGGTGGCCGGATCGAAGTTAAGCTCTATGCTGCTGGTGAATTGGTTCCGGGCCGGGGCGTGTTCGATGCGGTCTCGGAGGGGACAGCGGAACTCTATCACGCGGTGCCAGCCTATTGGGGCAGCAAATCCAAGGGTATCTTGCTCTTTGGGTCTCAGCCCTTTGGCTTGCGCGGCGACGAGCAATATGGCTGGATGGTGCATGGCGGCGGGCAGGATCTCTATGATGAGATGTATGGCCGCTTTAACCTGAAACCATTCCTGTGTGGCAACTCCGGCCCGCAATGGGCGGGGTGGTTCCGTGAGGAAATCAAATCAGCCGAAGACCTCAAGGGTATGCGTTTCCGGACGGCAGGTCTGGCGTCCGAAGTGGCGAGCAAGCTTGGGATGGCGGTGCAGGCGATGGGCGGTCGCGATATGTTCCAGCAGCTGCAATCGGGTGCATTGGATGCCGGTGAGTTCATCGGGCCATGGTCCGACAGCGCGCTGGGCTTCTACCAAGTGTGCAAATACTACTACTGGCCCGGCGTGAATGAGCCATCCTCGGCAGAGGAATGCGCGATCAATTCGGACGTCTATGCCGAGCTGCCCGAAGATCTGCAAATGGCTGTGCGCGTGGCGTGTTCGTCGCTCTATGGCGATGTATGGACCGAATACACCACCAACCACGCCCGCGCCCTGCCCAAGCTGGTCGAGGAGCATGGCGTGCAAGTTCGGCAATTGCCGCAGGATGTGATGGTGGCAATGGGCAATGCGGCTGGTGAAGTGATGGCCGAAATGCGCGAAGACGACGATGAACTGGTACGCCGCATCACGGAAAGCTACATGGATTACCGTAGCTCCGTTTCGGATTATATGGTCTATGCGGATAACGGGCAGATGAATGCCCGCGCGCTGGACTATAAATACTGA